One segment of Pandoraea pnomenusa DNA contains the following:
- the lon gene encoding endopeptidase La gives MSGTQILPPEAIQLPLLPLRDVVVFPHMVIPLFVGRPKSIKALETAMEGGKHIMLVAQKAAAKDEPTAKDLYEIGCVANILQMLKLPDGTVKVLVEGIQRARTLSVDEEETQFTSEVMPLEPDDGNSPESEALRRAIVAQFDQYVKLNKKIPPEILTSLSGIDEAGRLADTIAAHLPLKLEQKQKILEMFPVIERLEHLLAQLESEIDILQVEKRIRGRVKRQMEKSQREYYLNEQVKAIQKELGEGEEGADLEELEKRIKAAHLPKEAKKKADAELKKLKLMSPMSAEATVVRNYIDTLVGLPWRKKSKVNNDLSNAEKVLDEDHFGLEKVKERILEYLAVQQRVDKVKAPILCLVGPPGVGKTSLGQSIARATNRKFVRMALGGVRDEAEIRGHRRTYIGSMPGKILQSLSKVAVRNPLFLLDEVDKMGMDFRGDPSSALLEVLDPEQNHTFSDHYVEVDFDLSDVMFVATSNSLNIPAPLLDRMEVIRLSGYTEDEKVNIAQRYLLPKQKKNNGLKEGEIDLTEAAIRDIIRYYTREAGVRSLEREISKICRKVVKMLLLKKVEGTSIKVDASNLDNFLGVRKFDFGLAMKENQIGQVTGLAWTEVGGDLLTIEAAVMPGKGNIIRTGSLGDVMKESVEAARSVVRSRARRLGVTDEQFEKRDIHIHVPEGATPKDGPSAGIAMTTALVSVLTGIPVRADVAMTGEITLRGEVLPIGGLKEKLLAAHRGGIKLVLIPEENVKDLAEIPDTVKNALEIVPVRWIDKVLELALEHAPEPLPEDEAKAAPVTPTADASGKQDVIKH, from the coding sequence ATGTCAGGCACCCAAATCCTCCCGCCCGAAGCGATTCAACTGCCCCTGTTGCCTTTGCGCGACGTGGTCGTGTTTCCGCACATGGTGATTCCCCTTTTCGTGGGGCGTCCGAAATCGATCAAAGCGCTTGAAACCGCCATGGAAGGCGGCAAGCACATCATGCTGGTCGCCCAGAAGGCGGCCGCGAAGGATGAGCCCACGGCCAAGGATCTCTATGAGATCGGCTGCGTCGCGAATATCCTGCAAATGCTCAAACTGCCCGACGGCACCGTCAAGGTGCTGGTCGAGGGGATTCAACGCGCCCGCACGCTGAGTGTGGACGAAGAGGAAACCCAGTTCACGTCGGAAGTCATGCCGCTCGAGCCGGATGATGGCAATTCGCCGGAATCCGAGGCGCTGCGTCGTGCCATCGTCGCGCAGTTCGATCAGTACGTGAAGCTCAACAAGAAGATTCCGCCGGAGATCCTGACGTCGCTGTCGGGCATCGACGAAGCGGGTCGTCTGGCCGACACGATTGCGGCCCATCTGCCGCTCAAGCTCGAGCAGAAGCAGAAGATTCTGGAGATGTTCCCGGTCATCGAGCGACTCGAGCATCTGCTCGCGCAACTCGAGAGCGAGATCGACATTCTTCAGGTGGAAAAGCGTATCCGCGGCCGCGTGAAGCGCCAGATGGAGAAGAGCCAGCGCGAGTACTACCTGAACGAACAGGTCAAGGCGATCCAGAAGGAACTGGGCGAAGGCGAAGAAGGCGCCGATCTCGAGGAGCTCGAGAAGCGCATCAAGGCCGCGCATCTGCCGAAGGAAGCCAAGAAGAAGGCCGACGCCGAACTCAAGAAGCTCAAGCTGATGTCGCCGATGTCGGCCGAAGCGACGGTCGTGCGCAACTACATCGACACGCTGGTCGGTCTGCCGTGGCGCAAGAAGAGCAAGGTGAACAACGATCTGTCGAATGCCGAGAAGGTGCTCGACGAGGATCACTTCGGTCTCGAGAAGGTCAAGGAACGCATCCTCGAGTATCTCGCCGTGCAGCAACGCGTGGACAAGGTCAAGGCGCCGATCCTGTGCCTGGTCGGGCCTCCCGGCGTGGGCAAGACCTCGCTCGGCCAGTCGATCGCACGTGCCACGAATCGCAAGTTCGTGCGCATGGCATTGGGTGGTGTGCGTGACGAGGCTGAAATCCGCGGTCACCGTCGCACGTACATCGGATCGATGCCCGGCAAGATTCTGCAGAGCCTGTCGAAGGTTGCCGTGCGTAACCCGTTGTTCCTGCTCGACGAAGTGGACAAGATGGGCATGGACTTCCGTGGCGATCCGAGTTCGGCGCTGCTCGAAGTGCTCGATCCGGAACAGAACCACACGTTCTCGGATCACTACGTCGAAGTCGACTTCGATCTGTCGGATGTGATGTTCGTGGCCACCTCGAACTCGCTGAACATTCCGGCACCGCTGCTCGACCGTATGGAAGTGATTCGTCTGTCGGGTTACACGGAAGACGAGAAGGTCAACATCGCCCAGCGTTATCTTCTGCCGAAGCAGAAGAAGAACAATGGCCTGAAGGAAGGCGAGATCGATCTGACCGAAGCCGCCATCCGCGACATCATTCGTTACTACACGCGCGAAGCGGGCGTGCGCTCGCTCGAACGCGAGATCTCGAAGATCTGCCGCAAGGTCGTGAAGATGCTCTTGCTCAAGAAGGTCGAAGGCACCTCGATCAAGGTCGATGCGAGCAATCTCGACAACTTCCTGGGCGTGCGCAAGTTCGACTTCGGTCTGGCCATGAAGGAAAACCAGATCGGCCAGGTCACGGGTCTCGCGTGGACGGAAGTGGGCGGCGATCTGCTGACCATCGAAGCGGCGGTGATGCCGGGCAAGGGCAACATCATTCGCACGGGTTCGCTCGGCGATGTGATGAAGGAGTCGGTCGAGGCGGCGCGCTCGGTGGTGCGTTCGCGTGCACGGCGCCTTGGCGTGACCGACGAGCAGTTCGAGAAGCGGGATATCCACATTCACGTGCCGGAAGGTGCGACGCCGAAGGACGGCCCGTCTGCCGGTATCGCCATGACGACCGCGCTCGTGTCGGTGCTCACCGGTATTCCGGTGCGCGCGGATGTGGCGATGACCGGTGAGATCACGCTGCGCGGTGAAGTCCTGCCGATCGGTGGTCTCAAGGAGAAGCTGCTGGCAGCGCATCGCGGCGGCATCAAGCTCGTGTTGATTCCGGAAGAGAACGTGAAGGATCTCGCCGAGATTCCCGATACCGTCAAGAACGCGCTGGAAATCGTGCCGGTGCGCTGGATCGACAAGGTGCTCGAACTCGCGCTCGAACATGCGCCGGAACCGCTGCCGGAAGATGAAGCCAAGGCGGCGCCTGTCACGCCCACGGCGGATGCCAGCGGCAAGCAGGATGTCATCAAGCACTGA
- a CDS encoding arylesterase, with translation MLSGTAANAASSGAPTILVVGDSLSAEYGIARGAGWVNLLQQTITQNGFDYSVVNASISGDTTSGGRARLAPLLARYHPAITILELGGNDALRGIPLDLTRTNLREMIAASRKAGSRVIVVGMRIPPNYGPDYSEQFFNMFSALAKQEKTGYVPFLLAGVVEHPDWFQQDQIHPLAKAHPQILQNVWPTVKPLLKPGGKPSGKAADTRTPKSGA, from the coding sequence ATGCTCTCAGGGACCGCGGCGAACGCCGCAAGTTCGGGAGCGCCCACGATCCTGGTCGTGGGCGACAGCCTCTCGGCGGAATATGGCATCGCTCGCGGCGCCGGCTGGGTGAATCTGCTGCAGCAGACGATCACGCAAAACGGGTTCGATTATAGCGTCGTCAATGCGAGTATCAGCGGCGACACGACGAGCGGCGGACGTGCCCGCCTCGCGCCCCTGCTGGCGCGCTACCACCCCGCCATCACCATTCTGGAACTGGGCGGCAACGACGCCTTGCGCGGCATTCCACTCGATCTCACACGCACGAACCTGCGCGAGATGATTGCCGCTTCACGCAAGGCAGGCAGCCGTGTGATCGTCGTCGGCATGCGCATTCCGCCGAACTACGGCCCCGACTACAGCGAACAGTTCTTCAACATGTTCTCCGCGCTCGCCAAACAGGAGAAGACGGGCTACGTGCCGTTCCTGCTGGCCGGCGTTGTGGAGCACCCTGACTGGTTCCAGCAGGATCAGATCCATCCGCTTGCCAAAGCCCATCCCCAGATCTTGCAGAACGTGTGGCCGACGGTGAAACCGCTGCTCAAACCGGGAGGCAAGCCATCGGGAAAAGCGGCAGACACCCGCACACCGAAATCGGGCGCATGA
- a CDS encoding HU family DNA-binding protein, with protein sequence MNKTELIEHIAGEADISKAAAGRALDAMVGAVKKALKKGDDVTMVGFGTFYVAKRAARAGRNPRTGDVIKIKAAKVPKFRPGKDLKDTIN encoded by the coding sequence GTGAACAAGACGGAACTGATCGAACATATCGCGGGTGAGGCCGACATTTCGAAAGCGGCCGCGGGTCGAGCACTTGACGCAATGGTGGGAGCAGTAAAGAAGGCGCTGAAGAAGGGTGATGACGTAACGATGGTGGGCTTCGGCACGTTCTACGTGGCCAAGCGCGCAGCGCGCGCAGGGCGCAATCCTCGCACCGGCGATGTGATCAAGATCAAGGCAGCGAAGGTTCCGAAATTTCGCCCTGGCAAAGATTTGAAAGATACGATAAACTAA
- a CDS encoding ABC transporter ATP-binding protein, producing MSFSENVIEVRGLGKRLRDATGELVILQDIDFSVAKGQSVAIVGASGSGKSTLLGLMAGLDTATDGSITLLGKPLGELDEEGRAALRRGAVGFVFQSFQLMPHLTALENVMLPLELLGETRDVRDRAVDMLDRVGLGSRLTHYPKQLSGGEQQRVALARAFVTGPVVLFADEPTGSLDTATGERVIDLMFSLNKASGATLVLVTHDLAIAQRCDATVQLAGGRLVRREPT from the coding sequence ATGTCGTTTTCCGAAAACGTAATTGAGGTGCGGGGCCTGGGGAAGCGGTTGCGCGATGCCACCGGTGAGCTGGTCATTTTGCAGGATATCGATTTCTCCGTCGCGAAAGGCCAGAGCGTTGCCATCGTCGGCGCCTCGGGATCCGGCAAGTCGACACTGCTCGGGCTGATGGCGGGCCTCGACACGGCGACCGACGGCAGCATCACGCTATTGGGCAAACCGCTGGGTGAACTCGACGAAGAGGGGCGTGCGGCATTACGGCGCGGTGCCGTGGGATTCGTCTTTCAATCATTTCAGTTGATGCCGCATCTGACCGCCCTCGAGAACGTGATGCTGCCGCTCGAATTATTGGGTGAGACACGCGACGTGCGCGATCGTGCCGTAGACATGCTGGACCGGGTGGGGCTGGGGTCGCGCCTTACGCATTACCCGAAGCAGCTCTCCGGCGGCGAACAGCAACGTGTGGCGCTCGCACGTGCGTTCGTGACCGGGCCGGTCGTGCTGTTTGCCGACGAACCGACGGGAAGTCTCGACACGGCGACTGGCGAACGAGTCATCGACCTGATGTTCTCGCTCAACAAGGCGAGCGGCGCTACCCTGGTGTTGGTCACGCACGATCTGGCGATCGCACAGCGCTGCGATGCAACGGTGCAGCTCGCCGGCGGGCGGTTGGTCCGGCGCGAACCGACCTGA
- the pgi gene encoding glucose-6-phosphate isomerase, which produces MPYKSSVRLDQLPAWRTLLEHRDEIAGQHMRDWFAGRGANSRVENFSLRAAGLYLDYSKNRITEKTRTLLTHLARECNLPAKRDAMWAGENVNVTEQRAALHVALRAPRTMAFHDASGDVSHGVSDTLSRMRAFSDSVRSGAWVGATGKRIRHLINVGIGGSDLGPRMVCDALAVYGRHDLSAHFIANIDPTELARTLPSLDPESTLVVVCSKTFTTLETMTNARTIRAWFVDHGIPESELGRHFVAVSTNAEEAVRFGIRKENVFEFGEWVGGRYSLWSSIGLIIMLYLGARNFEALLAGAHAMDEHFRHAPLEANMPVLLGLLGVWYRNFFDAQTLSIAPYTDALQKLPPYLQQLDMESNGKSVQVDGTPVAWQTAPIIWGEPGTNGQHAYFQMLHQGTTLVPVDFIAVLEPQYDAPGLLDHHRKLLANCFAQSEALLQGGSMATAEQAGGPLGAQRRFDGNRPSNTLVIDKLSPERLGALIALYEHKVFVQAAIWNINPFDQWGVELGKTLCRAIEPELVDPDSLRSDAHDASTASLIRLAGEALKEKR; this is translated from the coding sequence ATGCCGTACAAGTCATCCGTTCGTCTGGATCAACTCCCCGCCTGGCGTACCCTGCTCGAGCATCGCGACGAAATCGCCGGGCAGCACATGCGCGACTGGTTTGCCGGCAGGGGCGCCAATTCACGCGTCGAAAACTTCTCGTTGCGTGCGGCCGGCCTGTATCTCGACTACTCCAAAAACCGGATCACCGAAAAGACCCGCACGCTGCTCACGCATCTGGCACGCGAATGCAACCTGCCCGCCAAACGCGACGCCATGTGGGCGGGCGAAAACGTCAACGTGACCGAGCAACGCGCGGCCCTGCATGTGGCCCTGCGCGCGCCGCGCACGATGGCGTTTCACGATGCCTCGGGCGACGTCAGTCACGGCGTGAGCGACACGCTGTCCCGGATGCGCGCGTTCAGCGACAGTGTGCGCAGCGGCGCGTGGGTGGGTGCCACCGGCAAGCGCATCCGGCATCTGATCAATGTCGGCATCGGCGGCTCGGATCTCGGCCCCCGCATGGTCTGCGATGCGCTCGCCGTCTACGGGCGTCACGATCTGTCGGCACACTTCATCGCCAACATCGATCCCACGGAACTCGCCCGCACACTTCCTTCCCTGGACCCCGAAAGCACACTGGTCGTTGTGTGCTCGAAGACGTTCACGACGCTCGAGACGATGACCAACGCGCGCACGATTCGCGCCTGGTTCGTCGATCACGGCATTCCGGAAAGCGAACTCGGCAGGCATTTCGTCGCCGTGTCGACGAATGCAGAAGAGGCTGTGCGATTCGGCATCCGCAAGGAGAACGTTTTCGAGTTCGGCGAGTGGGTCGGTGGCCGCTATTCGCTGTGGTCATCCATCGGGCTCATCATCATGCTGTATCTCGGCGCACGGAATTTCGAAGCGCTGCTCGCCGGGGCCCATGCCATGGACGAGCACTTCCGCCACGCACCGCTCGAAGCCAACATGCCGGTGTTGCTCGGCCTGCTCGGCGTCTGGTACCGGAATTTCTTCGACGCCCAGACGTTGTCCATCGCGCCGTATACCGACGCGCTGCAGAAGCTTCCCCCCTATCTCCAGCAACTGGACATGGAGAGCAATGGCAAGTCGGTACAGGTCGACGGCACCCCCGTGGCGTGGCAAACGGCGCCCATCATCTGGGGCGAGCCAGGGACGAACGGACAGCACGCCTACTTCCAGATGCTCCACCAGGGCACCACGCTGGTGCCGGTGGATTTCATCGCCGTGCTCGAGCCGCAGTACGACGCCCCCGGCCTGCTCGATCACCACCGCAAGCTGCTCGCCAACTGCTTCGCGCAGAGCGAGGCATTGCTGCAGGGCGGTTCGATGGCCACGGCGGAACAGGCAGGTGGCCCTCTGGGCGCGCAACGCCGTTTTGACGGCAATCGTCCCAGCAACACGCTGGTCATCGATAAATTGTCGCCGGAGCGACTGGGTGCGCTGATCGCGCTCTATGAGCACAAGGTATTCGTGCAGGCCGCCATCTGGAACATCAATCCGTTCGATCAATGGGGCGTGGAGCTCGGCAAGACGTTGTGCCGCGCCATCGAACCGGAGCTCGTCGACCCGGATTCGCTCCGGTCCGATGCCCATGACGCCTCGACCGCCTCCTTGATCCGACTGGCGGGCGAAGCGCTAAAGGAAAAACGCTGA